AAGAACATCTAAAAGAAATCGTAAATATTTCTGGAAAAGATGAAAGAACTCTGGCGGCACGTTTTGAGGAACATCGAAGGGAAATTCATGAACGTATTATGAAAGAACATCCAGAACTTGCACAGAGATTTAAAGAGCGAAGACATCGTTTGGATGAACATTTGAAAGAACGACGGCCGGAAGTTTATGATCTGGTTGTCAGTTTGAGAGAATTAGAGAAACGAAAAGATATGGAATAAAAAAGATGAGTGCTATCAGTAGTAGATGCTGATAACACTCGTTTTTTGTGTATGCTGATTTTTATAATGCAATCTAAATTTATTTATGTCAAAATTATATCATAAATATATCGGGAAAAGTTAAAAATAAGAGATGAATACAGAGATAAAAGTACCAACAAAAACGGCAAGCAATGCCCCAGTCAATGTATATCGAATCTTTTTTATTCCAACCACAGAATAATACACGGATAATGTATAAAAACAAGTTTCTGTTGAACTAAGGATCACAGAAGACATAAATCCAGCCAAAGAATCCGCCCCGGAAGTTTTATAAATATCAAGCAGGAATCCAGTTGCAGCGGAAGAAGAAAAAAGTTTTGCAAAGATCACGGGTAAAACTTCTTTAGGAATCTTTAATAGTTTTCCTATAGGAGTCAGAAAACGAACAATCAGATCCAAGGCTCCAGAAGAACGAAAGATTTGAATCGCAAAAAACAAAGCGATCAGAGTTGGGGCAATCTCAAGAACAATTTTAAATCCATCCATGACACCTTCAAGAAAAGGGGTATAGATATCCTTACGCTTTAGGGTTCCATATAAAACAAGTGTAAATATGAATAAAGGAATGACAAGATTTGCAAGAAATGTGATCATCGTTTTCGGTCCTTCCATTTGATATAGATAACAGCAACGATCGTGGAACCTAAAGTAGCGATAAGTCCTGGAATTAAGATCTTAGATGGATTGATAGAGCCGTATTGGCTTCGGTAGGCAATGATATTGATCGGAATCAATTGC
The sequence above is drawn from the Anaerostipes hadrus ATCC 29173 = JCM 17467 genome and encodes:
- a CDS encoding nucleoside recognition domain-containing protein, which encodes MDGFKIVLEIAPTLIALFFAIQIFRSSGALDLIVRFLTPIGKLLKIPKEVLPVIFAKLFSSSAATGFLLDIYKTSGADSLAGFMSSVILSSTETCFYTLSVYYSVVGIKKIRYTLTGALLAVFVGTFISVFISYF